A section of the Pseudomonas tritici genome encodes:
- a CDS encoding type II and III secretion system protein family protein translates to MSHRYAPMFTQMAWALMLSCLPVGMALAAPGNCSALGQLPAVVEVGEGLQQELQSPVAITRLAIGDPKIADVRVNGDRHFLLTGVTSGATSLMVWTACASAPRQSMVFVKGKATSALTSLSLSPSQDPLLPSQVQTDIRFVEVSRTKLKEASTKFLGIGTNFFLGSPNLLSPAESVFKLPVSTESFNIGFGGGRVKAMINALERSGFAYTLARPSLVAMSGQSASFLAGGEVPIPVPSAGSDTISIEYKEFGIRLTLTPTVIDRNRITLKVAPEVSELDYSNAVQIQGIQVPALTVRRTDTSVSLADGESFVISGLISTNNRSTISKFPGLGDIPVLGAFFRDSNISREEKELLMIVTPHLVQPLAANAQLPSLPGEKLRGYDPNWYRMFFLENGNFDRRSGLSQ, encoded by the coding sequence ATGAGCCATCGCTACGCACCCATGTTCACGCAAATGGCTTGGGCTTTGATGCTGTCGTGCCTGCCGGTCGGCATGGCCTTGGCGGCGCCGGGCAACTGCAGCGCCCTGGGTCAACTGCCGGCCGTGGTCGAAGTGGGAGAAGGCCTGCAACAAGAGCTGCAATCGCCAGTGGCGATCACGCGCCTGGCAATCGGCGACCCGAAAATTGCCGATGTGCGCGTCAATGGCGACCGTCACTTCCTGCTGACCGGCGTCACCAGCGGCGCCACCAGCCTGATGGTGTGGACCGCCTGTGCCAGCGCGCCGCGCCAGAGCATGGTGTTCGTCAAGGGCAAAGCCACCTCGGCGCTGACCAGCCTATCATTGTCGCCATCGCAAGACCCACTGCTGCCCAGCCAGGTGCAGACCGATATCCGCTTTGTGGAAGTCAGCCGCACCAAGCTCAAGGAAGCCAGCACGAAGTTTTTGGGCATTGGCACAAACTTCTTCCTTGGCAGCCCCAATCTCCTGTCCCCCGCGGAGAGCGTCTTCAAGCTGCCGGTGAGCACTGAGAGTTTCAACATCGGGTTTGGCGGGGGCCGGGTCAAAGCCATGATCAACGCGCTGGAACGCAGCGGTTTCGCCTACACCCTGGCACGCCCAAGCCTGGTGGCCATGAGCGGTCAGAGCGCGTCCTTCCTGGCCGGTGGCGAGGTACCGATCCCGGTGCCCAGCGCCGGCAGCGACACCATCTCCATCGAGTACAAGGAGTTCGGCATTCGCCTGACCCTGACCCCCACCGTGATTGACCGCAACCGCATCACCCTCAAGGTGGCGCCGGAAGTCAGTGAGCTGGACTACAGCAACGCGGTGCAGATCCAAGGCATCCAGGTGCCGGCCCTGACCGTGCGCCGCACCGACACCAGCGTGTCCCTGGCCGATGGCGAAAGTTTCGTGATCAGTGGCCTGATCAGTACCAATAACCGCTCCACCATCAGCAAGTTTCCCGGGCTGGGCGATATCCCGGTCCTCGGGGCATTTTTCCGCGACTCCAACATCAGCCGCGAAGAAAAAGAACTGCTGATGATCGTCACGCCGCACCTGGTGCAGCCGTTGGCCGCCAACGCCCAACTGCCGTCGCTGCCTGGTGAAAAACTGCGCGGCTACGACCCGAACTGGTACCGGATGTTCTTCCTGGAAAACGGTAATTTCGACCGTCGCAGTGGACTTTCCCAATGA
- a CDS encoding DUF3613 domain-containing protein: MKAHYLIGLALLPLSALALEPGPSSPQQAETENWLALQVNGRAASATPQRTTPAEREQAFQRWLDSNKHPIPEFFESESGGSSQGGKSQ; encoded by the coding sequence ATGAAAGCACATTACCTTATTGGCCTGGCGCTGCTGCCGCTGAGCGCACTGGCTCTCGAACCTGGCCCGTCGTCCCCGCAACAAGCGGAGACGGAAAACTGGCTGGCCTTGCAGGTCAATGGTCGGGCCGCTTCGGCGACACCGCAAAGGACCACTCCCGCAGAACGGGAGCAAGCCTTTCAGCGCTGGCTGGACAGCAATAAGCATCCGATTCCGGAGTTCTTTGAATCGGAGTCGGGAGGGTCTTCCCAAGGCGGGAAGAGCCAGTGA
- a CDS encoding type II secretion system F family protein, which yields MTGPVLLLVCLLLIGLSFWQLQHALRKAQTDRVLERLGDGQPEAQEPSTRWTGLERMFLRAGLGKPTDRLGLWLSAWVIGALLGWLLADGLGLIAMIVGPPLALRIFISWRYQQRVQRMVEQLPQLLDHSVRSLKSGRTLADAVLGGVESVENPLKDAMGRVQRNVRMGISLPDSVSDFAEFYEQDEFRLFALGLKVNHRYGGNASELLENLINMIREREQGARQLKAMTGETRMTAYVLGGLPVLIVGYFMVVNPGYLMTMWNDGTGRMMLFTALAMDLGGTFIMWRMLRSV from the coding sequence ATGACTGGACCGGTGTTGCTGCTTGTCTGCCTGCTGCTGATCGGCTTGTCGTTCTGGCAGCTTCAACATGCCCTGCGCAAGGCACAGACGGACCGCGTGTTGGAACGCCTCGGCGATGGCCAGCCCGAGGCCCAGGAACCGAGTACCAGATGGACCGGCCTTGAACGCATGTTCCTGCGCGCGGGGCTGGGCAAACCCACGGACCGTTTGGGCCTGTGGCTGAGCGCCTGGGTCATCGGCGCACTGCTGGGCTGGTTGCTCGCCGACGGGCTGGGCCTGATCGCCATGATCGTGGGGCCGCCCCTGGCATTGCGCATATTTATCAGCTGGCGTTATCAACAGCGCGTGCAGCGCATGGTCGAGCAATTGCCACAGTTGTTGGACCATAGCGTACGCAGCCTCAAATCCGGCAGAACCCTGGCAGACGCCGTACTGGGCGGGGTCGAGAGCGTTGAAAACCCACTGAAGGACGCCATGGGTCGCGTGCAACGCAATGTGCGCATGGGGATCAGTCTGCCGGATTCGGTCAGCGACTTCGCCGAGTTTTACGAACAGGACGAATTCCGCCTGTTTGCCCTTGGCTTGAAGGTCAACCATCGCTATGGCGGCAATGCCAGCGAATTGCTGGAAAACCTGATCAACATGATTCGCGAGCGGGAACAAGGCGCCCGTCAACTCAAAGCCATGACCGGCGAAACGCGCATGACGGCCTATGTGCTGGGCGGCCTGCCCGTGTTGATCGTGGGTTACTTCATGGTGGTCAACCCCGGCTATTTGATGACCATGTGGAACGACGGCACGGGGCGCATGATGCTGTTCACCGCGCTGGCAATGGACCTCGGCGGCACCTTTATCATGTGGCGCATGCTGAGGAGTGTCTGA
- the cpaB gene encoding Flp pilus assembly protein CpaB: protein MNSRISMVLAGLLLIGALIAGYWGLVLSRAPEPVAAPAAPVVSVENTVATAEDQTRQPVVVLVHDVPAFIPLTAADLAVEKLRTVPAGSLTQLDQALGRMPLRALGAGTWLTEDSFSGGGPLARMIRPNERALAVAVDEVIGAGGQLTPGDYVDVLLFLRQDASNSEQSAQVALPAMRLLSVGDQLGLANDGQPALPPPATAEERVQAAQRRAAARTVVLAVPEPLLSRLMLAAQAGTLRLAVRSAEEQLLSRYWAGENDAPEKLDSANRDLYQFTQLALTGPPKRIAPAGGGPGVRRGIEVIRGAQAAPQTP from the coding sequence ATGAACAGTCGCATCAGCATGGTCCTGGCCGGCTTGTTGCTGATCGGGGCATTGATCGCCGGGTACTGGGGGCTTGTTTTGAGCCGCGCACCGGAACCTGTCGCAGCCCCCGCCGCACCTGTCGTTTCCGTGGAAAACACCGTCGCCACCGCTGAAGACCAAACCCGCCAACCGGTAGTGGTCCTGGTGCATGACGTGCCCGCCTTTATTCCCCTGACCGCCGCCGACCTCGCGGTGGAAAAACTGCGCACCGTGCCTGCCGGCAGCCTGACCCAACTCGACCAGGCCCTCGGCCGCATGCCGCTGCGCGCCCTGGGTGCAGGCACCTGGCTCACCGAGGACAGCTTCAGCGGCGGTGGCCCGCTGGCGCGCATGATTCGTCCCAATGAACGCGCGCTGGCCGTCGCCGTGGATGAGGTGATCGGCGCGGGCGGCCAGTTGACCCCCGGGGATTACGTGGATGTGTTGCTGTTCCTGCGCCAGGATGCCAGCAACAGCGAGCAATCGGCCCAGGTTGCCCTTCCGGCGATGCGCCTGCTCAGCGTCGGCGATCAGTTGGGTTTGGCCAACGATGGCCAGCCCGCACTGCCACCGCCGGCCACGGCCGAAGAGCGCGTCCAAGCCGCCCAACGCCGCGCCGCCGCACGCACCGTGGTGCTGGCCGTGCCAGAGCCTTTATTAAGCCGCCTGATGCTCGCGGCGCAAGCCGGCACCTTGCGCCTGGCCGTACGCAGCGCCGAGGAGCAACTGCTCAGCCGCTACTGGGCCGGCGAAAACGACGCGCCGGAGAAACTCGACAGCGCCAACCGCGACCTTTACCAATTCACCCAATTAGCCCTGACCGGCCCGCCAAAACGAATCGCGCCGGCCGGTGGCGGGCCTGGCGTGCGCCGTGGCATTGAAGTGATTCGCGGTGCCCAAGCGGCGCCACAAACTCCGTGA
- a CDS encoding CpaF family protein produces the protein MSGEKLFGGPARSVSGNSDHDGLKLVLHRYIIDAIEESGKNLLEGTRQSLAQFVIDKVSEYITRMRLAISRYEMERLAEEIVDELTGFGPLEVLLRDPSVTEILVNGPHRVFIERDGLLHQSDLRFIDDHHVERVMQRILAPLGRRLDESSPMVDARLPDGSRVNAIIPPIALDGPCLSIRKFRKDMLKSSDLVAMQTIDQSIFEFFQEAVGRRCNILISGGTGTGKTTLLNILSQLINPHERLVTIEDVAELQLGHPHVVRLETRPPNAEGHGEVRSSDLIRNALRMRPDRIILGEIRGVEVLDVMTAMNTGHDGSMSTVHANNAQDALLRLETLVGLTGRVIAEKTLRQMICAALDVIIQLTRMPDGRRCVSEVVEVVGVRDDVYVTNTLFRLDRRTGVGFLREALNPAGDKLRRESALPP, from the coding sequence ATGAGCGGCGAAAAACTGTTTGGCGGTCCGGCCCGCAGCGTCAGCGGCAACAGCGATCACGATGGGCTGAAACTGGTGCTGCATCGCTACATCATCGACGCCATCGAGGAGTCGGGCAAAAACCTGCTCGAAGGCACGCGCCAGTCGCTGGCGCAATTTGTCATCGACAAGGTGTCGGAATACATCACGCGCATGCGCCTGGCGATTTCGCGCTATGAGATGGAGCGCCTGGCCGAAGAGATCGTCGACGAACTCACCGGTTTCGGCCCGCTGGAAGTGCTGTTGCGCGACCCGTCGGTCACCGAAATCCTGGTCAACGGGCCGCACCGGGTGTTTATCGAACGTGATGGCCTGCTGCACCAGAGTGACTTGCGCTTCATCGACGACCACCACGTGGAACGCGTGATGCAACGTATCCTCGCGCCGCTGGGCCGACGCCTGGATGAGTCCTCGCCGATGGTGGATGCACGCTTGCCCGACGGCAGCCGGGTGAACGCGATCATCCCGCCGATTGCCCTGGACGGCCCGTGCCTGTCGATTCGAAAGTTTCGCAAAGACATGCTCAAGAGCAGCGATCTGGTGGCCATGCAGACTATCGACCAGAGCATTTTCGAGTTCTTCCAGGAGGCCGTGGGCAGGCGCTGCAACATCCTGATCAGCGGCGGTACGGGTACCGGCAAGACCACCTTGCTGAATATCCTCAGTCAGTTGATCAACCCCCACGAGCGCTTGGTAACGATCGAAGACGTCGCCGAGCTGCAACTGGGCCACCCGCACGTGGTCCGCCTGGAAACCCGTCCGCCCAACGCTGAGGGACACGGTGAGGTCAGGTCCAGCGACCTGATCCGCAACGCTTTGCGGATGCGCCCGGACCGCATCATCCTCGGGGAAATCCGTGGTGTGGAAGTGCTCGACGTGATGACTGCGATGAACACCGGTCACGACGGCTCCATGAGCACGGTGCACGCCAACAATGCCCAGGATGCGTTGCTGCGCCTGGAAACCCTGGTGGGCCTGACCGGTCGCGTGATCGCGGAAAAAACCTTGCGCCAGATGATCTGCGCCGCACTGGACGTGATTATCCAACTGACGCGTATGCCCGATGGCCGTCGCTGCGTGAGCGAGGTGGTGGAGGTGGTCGGCGTGCGCGATGACGTGTATGTCACCAACACCCTGTTCCGCCTGGACCGGCGCACCGGCGTTGGTTTCTTGCGCGAAGCCCTCAACCCGGCCGGCGACAAACTGCGCCGCGAATCGGCCTTGCCACCCTAG
- a CDS encoding response regulator transcription factor, whose translation MNKLTSAVKVLVVDDQPMIVEELCEFLEGSGYRCVPCESSRHALQRFGEDADIGLVLCDLHMPDMDGIELVQAMQKVAGKQRAFEAIMLTGRADKQDVIKALRAGISDYYQKPINLDELLEGLQRQEAALEERQKELQLGHLNQKLQYLSESINDLYQDLDKVRRSPSPGLVDDGEPVAEEAGPVEIPTIFNQLSPRQLDVARLVGKGQTNYQIACELGITENTVKLYVSQVLRLTHMHNRTQLALALSPNNSAMRQRVTAH comes from the coding sequence GTGAACAAGCTTACCTCAGCGGTGAAAGTGCTCGTGGTCGACGATCAGCCGATGATCGTGGAAGAGCTCTGCGAATTTCTTGAAGGCAGTGGTTACCGCTGCGTCCCTTGTGAATCCAGTCGGCATGCGTTGCAACGCTTCGGCGAGGATGCCGACATCGGCTTGGTCCTGTGCGACCTGCATATGCCGGACATGGATGGCATCGAGCTGGTGCAGGCCATGCAGAAGGTAGCGGGCAAGCAGCGGGCGTTCGAAGCGATCATGCTGACCGGACGTGCCGACAAGCAGGACGTGATCAAGGCCCTGCGCGCAGGAATCTCGGATTACTACCAGAAGCCGATCAACCTCGATGAGTTGCTCGAAGGCCTGCAACGCCAGGAAGCGGCGTTGGAAGAACGGCAAAAAGAGCTGCAACTGGGGCACTTGAACCAGAAGCTGCAATACCTCTCCGAATCCATCAATGACCTGTACCAGGACCTCGATAAAGTGCGCCGCAGCCCAAGCCCCGGCTTGGTGGACGATGGCGAGCCGGTCGCCGAAGAGGCTGGACCAGTGGAGATTCCGACCATCTTCAACCAGCTGTCACCGCGCCAGCTCGATGTGGCTCGTCTGGTGGGCAAGGGCCAGACCAACTACCAGATTGCCTGTGAGCTGGGGATCACCGAGAACACCGTCAAGCTGTACGTGTCTCAGGTGCTGCGCCTCACCCACATGCACAACCGCACCCAGCTGGCGTTGGCCTTGTCACCGAATAACTCGGCGATGCGCCAACGGGTCACCGCCCACTAG
- a CDS encoding prepilin peptidase yields MIHGVVILLWLGLCAWQDMHQRQIANGLTLGAALLALFYLLWTGTTWLGAPAGEGGWAFAVALLLTLPGYALGRFGAGDVKLLAALALASTLDYLLWSLIGAALFQSGWVLFRQRLSAPLQGAATGASTKQPFAPFVLTGFGLYWFWIH; encoded by the coding sequence GTGATCCATGGCGTGGTGATACTGCTCTGGTTGGGGCTCTGTGCATGGCAGGACATGCATCAACGGCAAATCGCCAACGGCTTGACCCTGGGGGCGGCGCTGCTGGCGCTGTTCTACCTGTTATGGACGGGCACCACCTGGCTCGGAGCGCCCGCCGGCGAAGGTGGCTGGGCCTTTGCCGTGGCACTGCTGCTGACCTTGCCCGGCTATGCGCTGGGCCGCTTTGGCGCGGGTGATGTGAAGCTGCTGGCCGCCCTGGCGCTGGCCAGTACGCTGGACTATTTATTGTGGTCTTTGATCGGCGCAGCGCTGTTCCAAAGTGGCTGGGTGCTTTTCCGTCAAAGGCTTAGCGCACCTCTTCAAGGTGCGGCTACGGGAGCGTCAACAAAACAGCCTTTTGCGCCCTTTGTATTGACTGGGTTTGGACTATATTGGTTTTGGATCCATTAG
- a CDS encoding response regulator, whose amino-acid sequence MSASFSSRQQILLVDDEEDALIELAESLENEGFVCFTANSVTFALQELTLHPDIALVITDLRMPEESGISLIKRLREHTSRSHLPVIVMSGHAEMDDVSDMLRLQVLDLFRKPIYLVRLIDTLNNLFPLPNAKS is encoded by the coding sequence ATGAGCGCCTCTTTTTCTTCCCGCCAACAAATTCTTTTGGTGGATGATGAAGAGGACGCCCTCATCGAACTCGCCGAGTCCCTCGAAAACGAGGGGTTTGTCTGTTTTACCGCCAACTCCGTCACCTTCGCCCTGCAAGAATTGACACTCCATCCCGACATCGCCCTGGTCATCACCGACCTGCGTATGCCCGAGGAAAGTGGCATTTCCTTGATCAAGCGCCTGCGCGAACACACCTCACGTTCTCATCTGCCCGTGATTGTGATGTCGGGCCATGCCGAAATGGATGATGTGAGCGACATGCTGCGTTTGCAGGTGTTGGACCTGTTCCGCAAGCCGATCTACCTGGTGCGGCTGATCGACACGTTGAACAACCTGTTTCCCCTTCCCAACGCTAAATCGTAG
- a CDS encoding tetratricopeptide repeat protein — protein MKVLIAGVALLMLGGCATNGQSPWAAMTSSGSCAKPSSDQELALNLSDDLANEGKLHASLANLQSQPESLPQVRQRKARNYRLLGRSEAEPLYRSLLGTCMTAEGEHGLGQLAAAKGDNDQAMAHMQRAARLAPTDEKIRNDLGVVYLNQLRLEDARFEFMTAIELKQGDPLAAVNLVTLLIYQDDWGQAAKVVSQLGLNPEQVTVAQARAEKLKGSRAATRKVAAVSDALPVTLK, from the coding sequence ATGAAAGTACTGATTGCCGGCGTGGCCCTGCTGATGCTCGGCGGCTGCGCCACCAACGGCCAATCACCCTGGGCCGCGATGACCTCATCCGGCAGTTGCGCCAAGCCGAGTTCAGACCAGGAATTGGCGCTCAACCTGTCGGACGACCTGGCCAACGAAGGCAAGCTGCACGCCAGCCTCGCCAACCTGCAAAGCCAGCCCGAGTCCTTGCCCCAGGTGCGCCAGCGCAAGGCCCGCAATTACCGCTTGCTGGGGCGCAGCGAGGCCGAGCCGTTGTACCGCAGCCTGCTCGGCACCTGCATGACCGCTGAAGGCGAACACGGCCTGGGGCAATTGGCCGCGGCCAAGGGCGACAACGACCAAGCGATGGCCCATATGCAACGAGCGGCGCGGCTGGCGCCCACGGACGAAAAGATCCGCAATGACTTGGGCGTGGTGTACCTCAACCAGTTGCGCCTGGAAGACGCTCGCTTTGAATTCATGACCGCCATCGAGCTCAAGCAGGGCGATCCTTTGGCCGCCGTCAACCTGGTGACGCTGTTGATCTATCAGGACGACTGGGGGCAAGCGGCGAAAGTGGTCAGCCAGTTGGGCCTGAACCCCGAGCAAGTCACCGTTGCCCAGGCACGCGCGGAAAAACTCAAGGGCTCCCGCGCGGCGACGCGCAAAGTAGCGGCGGTGAGCGATGCCCTGCCGGTGACCCTCAAGTAA
- a CDS encoding TadE/TadG family type IV pilus assembly protein, whose product MKTSLPRKQKGAAAIEFALVFGIFFAVFYGLISYSLPMLLMQSFNQAAAEAVRQAMAVDPVAAGTAYGTQVTDRAKTTAIQQLNWIPPSFQFTDDLITAAYNGTTLTVTIKYPTSRLYSVFPTLVVPGIGPVPNLPANLTAMSSLQF is encoded by the coding sequence ATGAAAACAAGCCTCCCTAGAAAGCAAAAAGGTGCGGCGGCGATTGAGTTCGCGCTGGTCTTCGGGATCTTTTTTGCGGTGTTCTATGGATTGATCAGCTATAGCCTGCCAATGCTGTTAATGCAGTCGTTCAACCAGGCGGCAGCGGAGGCCGTACGCCAGGCCATGGCGGTGGACCCGGTAGCCGCGGGCACCGCTTATGGCACGCAGGTGACTGATCGCGCCAAAACCACGGCGATCCAGCAGTTGAACTGGATTCCACCCAGCTTCCAATTTACCGACGATTTAATCACCGCCGCCTACAACGGCACCACGCTGACTGTGACGATTAAATACCCCACCAGCCGTCTCTATTCAGTGTTTCCGACATTGGTAGTGCCGGGCATAGGCCCCGTGCCAAATCTGCCGGCCAACCTGACGGCCATGTCGAGTCTGCAGTTTTGA
- a CDS encoding type II secretion system F family protein, with protein MALLACALLLLAAAVLVGGQVLENRRRRRRVAERLQGRMSGDARIGTLIRQLGASTLAQRSVSLDNETQILLNRVGWRKASQRSLFAAFQIGLPIVLLGLTLIGQQLLFPHAEPAWIAPMFALGIGYLLPKRVLAAAAKHRQQAIAKEISTFIPLLRILFESGMAVEQSLRVLGNEAERLLPALTHELRLILARVDSGLELSEELGKTARLLEVDEFTDTCIILQQLIHQGGGAMKSLLALKQLLDDRRLTRLQEYISKMSAKMSVVMMVFLFPALLIVLGGPAFIGIASALNHF; from the coding sequence ATGGCACTTTTGGCCTGCGCCTTGTTGTTGCTCGCCGCCGCGGTATTGGTGGGCGGCCAAGTGCTCGAGAATCGACGTCGCAGACGCCGGGTGGCTGAACGCTTGCAGGGGCGGATGAGCGGCGATGCAAGGATCGGCACGCTCATACGTCAATTGGGCGCGAGCACCCTGGCGCAGCGCTCGGTCAGCCTGGACAACGAGACGCAGATCCTGCTCAACCGGGTCGGCTGGCGCAAGGCTAGCCAGCGCTCGCTGTTTGCTGCCTTCCAGATTGGTTTGCCTATCGTGCTGCTGGGTCTGACGCTCATCGGCCAGCAACTGCTGTTTCCTCACGCAGAACCTGCATGGATTGCCCCGATGTTTGCGCTGGGCATCGGCTACCTGCTCCCAAAACGCGTGTTGGCTGCGGCGGCCAAACATCGCCAGCAGGCCATCGCCAAAGAAATCTCAACGTTCATTCCGCTGCTGCGCATCTTGTTCGAGTCGGGCATGGCGGTCGAGCAGTCGCTGCGGGTGCTGGGCAACGAAGCCGAACGCCTGCTACCCGCGCTTACCCATGAATTGCGGCTGATCCTGGCGCGTGTCGATTCCGGCCTGGAGCTGAGCGAAGAACTGGGCAAGACCGCGCGCTTGCTGGAAGTGGATGAGTTCACCGACACCTGCATCATCCTGCAGCAATTGATCCATCAGGGTGGCGGCGCGATGAAGTCCTTGCTGGCGCTCAAGCAGTTGCTCGACGACCGACGCCTGACTCGCCTGCAGGAGTACATCTCGAAGATGTCGGCAAAAATGTCAGTGGTGATGATGGTGTTTCTGTTCCCCGCGTTGCTGATCGTGCTCGGTGGCCCGGCGTTTATCGGCATCGCCAGCGCTTTGAATCACTTTTGA
- a CDS encoding Flp family type IVb pilin translates to MFLDMMLKLYVQTQLFFQRKDGASGIEYAIIVAMVALVIVGAGTGLGTKIKSIFDSVATKMTT, encoded by the coding sequence ATGTTCCTTGACATGATGTTGAAACTTTATGTCCAGACGCAGTTGTTTTTTCAACGCAAAGACGGCGCGTCGGGTATTGAATACGCGATTATCGTGGCCATGGTTGCACTGGTGATCGTCGGTGCAGGTACAGGCCTTGGAACTAAGATCAAGTCCATCTTTGATAGCGTCGCTACTAAAATGACGACTTGA
- a CDS encoding pilus assembly protein, which produces MSDSLSQTFLAITRNTTDLEWLQGALAPLGQVVSAGTGSLDELLALVDVTFANLVFVGLDRENVVAQSALIEGALEAKPMLAVVALGDGMDNQLVLNAMRAGARDFVAYGSRSSEVAGLVRRLSKRLPTVAHNAQLGGLTVLFGTQSNADGAMLATHLAMVVQKSGQQTLLLDLGLPRSDSLALLGLESTFNFGDALRHLRRLDTTLINSAFTTALDGLRILAYATGDEPLKLTSAAELYMLLSALRQHFQHIVVNITGQPDSEALRTFVSHCDKLLWCTDQNVLDCRRNLAVLSRWREKGMKLDHARLVIDRYIKACAPDTDALEKSFGLECVAVLPLSAELRLNVKNQGQTLFALAPREPLTQAVRTLGERLAKRSEGLAKPSMRWFERILGAGR; this is translated from the coding sequence ATGAGCGATAGCCTGAGCCAGACCTTCCTCGCCATCACGCGCAACACCACCGACCTGGAGTGGCTGCAGGGTGCCCTCGCGCCCCTTGGCCAAGTCGTCAGCGCCGGCACCGGCAGCCTGGACGAACTGCTGGCGCTGGTGGACGTGACGTTCGCCAACCTGGTGTTCGTCGGCCTCGACCGGGAAAACGTCGTGGCCCAGAGCGCGCTCATCGAAGGTGCCCTGGAAGCCAAGCCGATGCTCGCCGTGGTCGCCCTCGGCGATGGCATGGACAACCAGCTGGTACTCAACGCCATGCGCGCCGGTGCCCGCGACTTTGTAGCCTACGGCTCGCGTTCCAGCGAAGTGGCGGGGCTGGTGCGACGCCTGAGCAAGCGCCTGCCAACCGTCGCCCACAATGCACAGCTGGGGGGCCTGACCGTACTGTTTGGCACTCAGAGCAACGCTGACGGCGCAATGCTGGCAACCCACCTGGCCATGGTCGTGCAGAAAAGCGGGCAGCAGACCTTACTGCTCGACCTGGGCCTGCCCCGCAGCGACAGCCTGGCCTTGCTGGGCCTGGAGAGCACGTTCAATTTCGGTGATGCGTTGCGGCATTTACGCCGCCTTGATACCACGTTGATCAACAGTGCCTTTACCACCGCCCTGGATGGCCTGCGCATCCTGGCGTACGCCACCGGTGACGAGCCACTCAAACTGACCAGCGCCGCCGAGCTGTACATGTTACTCAGCGCACTGCGCCAACACTTCCAGCACATCGTCGTGAACATCACCGGCCAGCCAGACAGTGAAGCGCTGCGCACCTTTGTCAGCCATTGCGACAAGCTGCTGTGGTGCACCGACCAAAACGTACTGGACTGTCGCCGCAACCTCGCGGTGCTCAGCCGCTGGCGCGAAAAAGGCATGAAGCTCGATCACGCCAGGCTGGTGATCGACCGGTACATCAAGGCCTGTGCGCCGGACACCGACGCCCTGGAAAAAAGCTTCGGCCTTGAGTGCGTCGCCGTGCTGCCCCTGAGCGCTGAGCTGCGCCTGAACGTGAAAAACCAAGGCCAGACCCTGTTCGCCCTGGCCCCACGTGAACCCCTGACCCAAGCCGTACGCACCTTGGGCGAGCGCCTGGCAAAACGCTCCGAGGGCCTTGCTAAGCCCTCAATGCGCTGGTTTGAACGCATCCTGGGGGCGGGACGATGA